The Kineococcus radiotolerans SRS30216 = ATCC BAA-149 genomic interval GGCCGCTCTCGCGCAGCGACCGGCCCAAGTTCCTCCTCGACCTCACCGGCCGCGGCCGGACGCTGCTGCAGTCCACCTGGGACCGCCTGCTGCCGCTCACCGAGGCCTCGCGCACCTGGGTCGTCACCGGCCGCTCGCACGCCGACGCCGTCGCCGCCCAGCTGCCGGACCTGCCGGGCGAGAACCTCCTGCGCGAACCGTGCCAGCGCGACTCCGCCGCCGCCATCGGCCTGGCCGCCGCCGTCCTGGTCCGCCGCGACCCCGACGCCGTGCTCGGCTCCTTCGCCGCCGACCACAACATCTCCGGGCGCGACGACTTCGAGAGCTCCGTGGAGGAGGCCGTCGTCACCGCCCGCCGCGGGTTCGTCGTCACCATCGGGATCGCCCCCTCCCACCCCGCCACCGGCTTCGGCTACATCCGCCTCGGCAAGCGGCTGCGCCTGCAGGGCGCGCCCAACGCCCGCCGCGTCGTGCAGTTCAAGGAGAAGCCCGACGCGCGCACCGCCGCGGCCTACCTCTCCACCGGCGACTACCGCTGGAACGGCGGCATGTTCGTGGCCCGCGCCGACGTCCTGCTCGAGCTCCTCGCCGCCCACGCCCCCGCCCTGCACGCCGGCCTGCAGCGCATCGCCGACGCCTGGGACACCCCCCAGCGCGACGCGGTCCTCGAGGAGCAGTGGGCGGCGCTGCCCGCCATCGCCATCGACCACGCCGTGGCCGAACCGGCCGCCGAGGAGGGCCGGGTCGCCGTCGTGCCCGCCACCTTCGGCTGGGACGACGTCGGCGACTTCTCCTCCCTCGCCGAGCTGCTGCCCGCCGACGTCGACATGCCC includes:
- a CDS encoding mannose-1-phosphate guanylyltransferase; the encoded protein is MTDGGQASARSWSAAWSEDDLEDGQIDLSDFHAVVPAGGAGTRLWPLSRSDRPKFLLDLTGRGRTLLQSTWDRLLPLTEASRTWVVTGRSHADAVAAQLPDLPGENLLREPCQRDSAAAIGLAAAVLVRRDPDAVLGSFAADHNISGRDDFESSVEEAVVTARRGFVVTIGIAPSHPATGFGYIRLGKRLRLQGAPNARRVVQFKEKPDARTAAAYLSTGDYRWNGGMFVARADVLLELLAAHAPALHAGLQRIADAWDTPQRDAVLEEQWAALPAIAIDHAVAEPAAEEGRVAVVPATFGWDDVGDFSSLAELLPADVDMPKVLGDPHLVITEGVAGGLVVPGNDRVVALLGVDDLVVVDTPDALMVTTRARAQEVKKLVARAREAGLDHVL